A genomic window from Salvia miltiorrhiza cultivar Shanhuang (shh) chromosome 5, IMPLAD_Smil_shh, whole genome shotgun sequence includes:
- the LOC131026331 gene encoding AP2-like ethylene-responsive transcription factor At2g41710 isoform X2: MASSSSEHAAKPEETGGGESSEARPPPDQLLLYRGLKKAKKERGCTAKERISRMPPCTAGKRSSIYRGVTRHRWTGRYEAHLWDKSTWNQNQNKKGKQVYLGAYDDEEAAARAYDLAALKYWGPGTLINFPVTDYARDLEEMQNVSREDYLASLRRKSSGFSRGISKYRPLSSRWDSQFGRTPGTDYNNNALYGDEAATGSENAGVYNVERKIDLSNYIKWWGTSKSSLTDFQSKAVVDETNPGGSDDVASELKALERSIQPTEPYEMPRLGVSPERLNHKKISAMSTLLKSAAYKSLQERITKKQGKDENDENENKSNIDKIELGKTVEKSCHDGASERRDVAYGINGGLPIHRYQLAPLLSAPLLTNYNSIDPLTDPLLWSSLVPVLPTGSSRMNEVTKNESSSGYTFFQQGE; the protein is encoded by the exons ATGGCTTCCTCCTCGTCGGAGCACGCCGCCAAGCCCGAGGAGACCGGCGGCGGAGAAAGCTCGGAAGCGCGCCCGCCGCCTGATCAGCTTCTGCTCTACAGAGGTCTGAAGAAAGCAAAGAAGGAGAGAGGTTGCACGGCGAAAGAGCGAATCAGCAGAATGCCTCCTTGCACGGCCGGCAAACGCAGCTCCATTTATCGAGGGGTCACCAG GCATCGTTGGACTGGTCGTTATGAAGCACATCTATGGGATAAAAGTACCTGGAATCAGAACCAAAATAAGAAAGGAAAACAAG TTTACTTGG GTGCATATGATGATGAGGAAGCTGCAGCAAGAGCTTATGATTTAGCTGCTCTGAAATACTGGGGCCCTGGAACGCTTATTAATTTCCCG GTCACAGATTATGCAAGGGACCTTGAGGAAATGCAAAACGTCTCTAGAGAGGATTATCTAGCATCACTTAGGAG GAAGAGTAGTGGTTTCTCCAGGGGTATCTCCAAATATCGTCCGCTTTCCAG TCGCTGGGATTCACAATTTGGCCGTACTCCTGGAACCGACTACAACAACAATGCACTTTATG GTGATGAAGCGGCCACAGGAAGTGAAAATGCAGGTGTTTATAATGTTGAGAGGAAGATTGATTTGTCAAATTACATCAAGTGGTGGGGTACAAGTAAATCTAGTCTGACCGATTTCCAGTCAAAGGCAGTAGTAGATGAGACAAATCCTGGGGGTTCCGATGATGTTGCTAGTGAACTGAAAGCCCTGGAACGGTCAATCCAGCCCACAGAACCCTATGAAATGCCACGACTTGGTGTCTCTCCGGAAAGATTGAACCATAAAAAGATATCTGCAATGAGTACCTTGTTGAAGTCGGCAGCGTACAAAAGCCTTCAGGAGAGAATCACAAAAAAGCAAGGGAAGGATGAGAATGATGAGAATGAAAACAAAAGCAATATTGATAAAATTGAACTCGGGAAGACTGTTGAGAAATCATGCCATGATGGTGCAAGTGAGAGACGTGATGTTGCATATGGGATAAACGGAGGATTACCTATTCACAGATATCAACTGGCCCCTCTTCTATCTGCTCCCCTTCTTACCAACTATAACAGTATCGACCCATTAACTGACCCCCTTCTTTGGAGCTCTCTCGTCCCAGTTCTTCCTACGGGTTCATCACGTATGAATGAG GTAACAAAAAACGAATCTAGCTCGGGTTATACCTTCTTCCAGCAAGGAGAGTAA
- the LOC131026331 gene encoding AP2-like ethylene-responsive transcription factor At2g41710 isoform X1 encodes MASSSSEHAAKPEETGGGESSEARPPPDQLLLYRGLKKAKKERGCTAKERISRMPPCTAGKRSSIYRGVTRHRWTGRYEAHLWDKSTWNQNQNKKGKQVYLGAYDDEEAAARAYDLAALKYWGPGTLINFPVTDYARDLEEMQNVSREDYLASLRRKSSGFSRGISKYRPLSSSRWDSQFGRTPGTDYNNNALYGDEAATGSENAGVYNVERKIDLSNYIKWWGTSKSSLTDFQSKAVVDETNPGGSDDVASELKALERSIQPTEPYEMPRLGVSPERLNHKKISAMSTLLKSAAYKSLQERITKKQGKDENDENENKSNIDKIELGKTVEKSCHDGASERRDVAYGINGGLPIHRYQLAPLLSAPLLTNYNSIDPLTDPLLWSSLVPVLPTGSSRMNEVTKNESSSGYTFFQQGE; translated from the exons ATGGCTTCCTCCTCGTCGGAGCACGCCGCCAAGCCCGAGGAGACCGGCGGCGGAGAAAGCTCGGAAGCGCGCCCGCCGCCTGATCAGCTTCTGCTCTACAGAGGTCTGAAGAAAGCAAAGAAGGAGAGAGGTTGCACGGCGAAAGAGCGAATCAGCAGAATGCCTCCTTGCACGGCCGGCAAACGCAGCTCCATTTATCGAGGGGTCACCAG GCATCGTTGGACTGGTCGTTATGAAGCACATCTATGGGATAAAAGTACCTGGAATCAGAACCAAAATAAGAAAGGAAAACAAG TTTACTTGG GTGCATATGATGATGAGGAAGCTGCAGCAAGAGCTTATGATTTAGCTGCTCTGAAATACTGGGGCCCTGGAACGCTTATTAATTTCCCG GTCACAGATTATGCAAGGGACCTTGAGGAAATGCAAAACGTCTCTAGAGAGGATTATCTAGCATCACTTAGGAG GAAGAGTAGTGGTTTCTCCAGGGGTATCTCCAAATATCGTCCGCTTTCCAG TAGTCGCTGGGATTCACAATTTGGCCGTACTCCTGGAACCGACTACAACAACAATGCACTTTATG GTGATGAAGCGGCCACAGGAAGTGAAAATGCAGGTGTTTATAATGTTGAGAGGAAGATTGATTTGTCAAATTACATCAAGTGGTGGGGTACAAGTAAATCTAGTCTGACCGATTTCCAGTCAAAGGCAGTAGTAGATGAGACAAATCCTGGGGGTTCCGATGATGTTGCTAGTGAACTGAAAGCCCTGGAACGGTCAATCCAGCCCACAGAACCCTATGAAATGCCACGACTTGGTGTCTCTCCGGAAAGATTGAACCATAAAAAGATATCTGCAATGAGTACCTTGTTGAAGTCGGCAGCGTACAAAAGCCTTCAGGAGAGAATCACAAAAAAGCAAGGGAAGGATGAGAATGATGAGAATGAAAACAAAAGCAATATTGATAAAATTGAACTCGGGAAGACTGTTGAGAAATCATGCCATGATGGTGCAAGTGAGAGACGTGATGTTGCATATGGGATAAACGGAGGATTACCTATTCACAGATATCAACTGGCCCCTCTTCTATCTGCTCCCCTTCTTACCAACTATAACAGTATCGACCCATTAACTGACCCCCTTCTTTGGAGCTCTCTCGTCCCAGTTCTTCCTACGGGTTCATCACGTATGAATGAG GTAACAAAAAACGAATCTAGCTCGGGTTATACCTTCTTCCAGCAAGGAGAGTAA
- the LOC131025759 gene encoding uncharacterized protein LOC131025759: MVNKNLSNAERNQIVQYRLQNLKNGKPRKGAMKVAVTIFNSLQRTVTRLWAAAKKKKEKGEQIYLTSAKPNAPRRKRVHVDIDLIQSLELHKRSTIRRLAVGINRSKSTVWRWVNQVLIRAHTSAIKPALTTPNKLLRLQFSLEALEFDRIMMALKFKAMNNTVHIDEKWFYITKAAHKTHFSDDGEVLFDGKIGIFPFIQKLLPAIRAKWPRNASKVIYIQQDNVKPHIQDTDPDFRAAATAEGFDIRIVHQPPNSRDTNVNDLGWFRVIQSIQTESACYNVDQLIKAVGESYAQLSPHTLNKVFLSLQACMVEIMKQKGHNAYKIPHLKKDALTRANALPNDLHMFH; this comes from the exons ATGGTGAACAAAAATCTGTCCAATGCAGAGAGGAACCAAATTGTGCAATATCGTCTTCAAAATCTGAAAAACGGCAAACCAAGGAAAGGAGCCATGAAGGTGGCTGTCACCATCTTCAATTCTTTGCAACGTACGGTGACTCGGCTTTGGGCTGCAGCcaagaaaaaaaaggagaaaggTGAGCAAATTTATTTAACAAGTGCAAAACCTAATGCTCCTAGAAGGAAAAGAGTTCACGTAGACATAGATCTTATTCAAAGCTTAGAGCTACACAAACGTTCGACAATTCGCAGGCTGGCAGTGGGAATTAATCGCAGCAAAAGCACAGTTTGGCGTTGGGTGAATCAAGTGCTGATCAGAGCCCACACAAGCGCTATTAAGCCTGCTTTGACAACACCTAATAAATTGCTTCGACTACAGTTTTCACTAGAAGCATTGGAGTTTGATCGAATCATGATGGCTTTAAAGTTTAAGGCAATGAACAACACAGTGCACATTGACGAGAAATGGTTCTACATAACAAAGGCTGCACACAA GACACATTTTTCAGATGATGGTGAAGTTCTTTTTGATGGGAAGATTGGTATCTTCCCATTCATACAAAAG CTTCTACCGGCTATAAGAGCTAAGTGGCCCAGAAATGCATCAAAGGTCATATACATTCAGCAGGATAATGTCAAACCTCATATCCAGGACACAGACCCTGATTTTAGGGCTGCTGCCACTGCAGAGGGGTTTGACATACGAATAGTTCATCAACCACCAAATTCACGCGACACAAATGTGAATGACTTGGGGTGGTTTCGAGTTATTCAAAGTATCCAAACAGAATCTGCCTGCTACAATGTTGACCAATTGATCAAGGCAGTGGGGGAATCATACGCACAACTGTCTCCTCACACACTCAACAAGGTTTTTTTGAGTTTACAAGCATGTATGGTGGAAATCATGAAGCAAAAGGGTCACAATGCATACAAGATCCCTCATTTGAAAAAAGATGCACTTACGAGGGCAAATGCACTTCCAAATGACTTACACATGTTCCACTAG
- the LOC131025760 gene encoding uncharacterized protein LOC131025760 produces the protein MEYLVLEKYAHFSAKGNLPPGVFGDCKSSGWKPPLRASTQHPQAVTVTCDREGQRKISCDVAWNGGNGIGIGVVMTTEDGGVVGCRYGFIHGNFSMLEGEALALLEGMHLGRENGVEDVIFETDSQSLYWLLFKREEDLSYLGNMLRDINREMDSFSHAMLSWTPREGNIAADKLASFALCNFSSLSSALVLSFDVNIL, from the coding sequence ATGGAGTATTTGGTACTCGAGAAATATGCTCATTTTTCAGCAAAAGGAAATCTCCCACCTGGAGTGTTTGGTGATTGCAAATCAAGCGGTTGGAAGCCCCCTCTGCGTGCTAGTACCCAACATCCACAAGCGGTCACTGTTACTTGTGATAGAGAAGGACAGCGGAAGATTTCGTGTGATGTGGCGTGGAATGGAGGGAATGGGATTGGGATAGGTGTGGTGATGACAACGGAGGATGGTGGTGTGGTGGGATGCAGGTACGGCTTCATTCATGGGAATTTCTCGATGCTGGAAGGGGAAGCTTTGGCACTTCTTGAAGGCATGCATCTAGGTCGGGAAAACGGAGTTGAAGACGTTATCTTCGAAACTGACAGCCAATCCCTTTATTGGTTGTTATTTAAGCGTGAGGAAGACCTTTCCTACCTGGGAAACATGCTGCGAGATATCAACAGGGAGATGGACTCTTTTAGCCACGCCATGCTCAGCTGGACGCCCCGAGAAGGAAACATTGCTGCTGACAAGCTTGCTTCTTTTGCCTTGTGTAATTTTTCTTCTCTTTCGTCTGCTTTGGTTCTATCTTTTGATGTAAACATTCTTTGA